One segment of Halobaculum sp. CBA1158 DNA contains the following:
- a CDS encoding helix-turn-helix transcriptional regulator encodes MHDLTGFQRDILYVIAGLEEPHGLAVKAELDDYYEQEINHGRLYPNLDDLVGKGLLEKGELDKRTNVYTVTQRGVREIEARREWESQYLEDVNAPTQS; translated from the coding sequence ATGCACGATCTAACTGGGTTCCAGCGGGACATCTTGTACGTGATCGCCGGGCTCGAGGAACCACACGGGCTCGCAGTAAAGGCCGAACTTGACGACTACTACGAACAAGAGATCAACCATGGACGGCTCTATCCAAACCTCGACGACCTCGTCGGCAAAGGCCTCCTGGAGAAAGGTGAACTCGACAAACGGACGAACGTGTACACGGTCACACAACGCGGAGTGCGGGAGATCGAGGCGCGACGTGAGTGGGAAAGCCAGTATTTAGAAGACGTGAACGCACCCACCCAGTCGTAG
- a CDS encoding cation-translocating P-type ATPase — protein sequence MAPTDDIIHKPESGTHEREAAMHRSGAEDRVFLQVDGMHCATCEGFLESVAKDCEGVVDAAASYVTETVCITYDPDRISMDTLCDTLSTLGYSATLRAGGSDDAPTVIGQSRRSDEPNERGIDEVLGFRYAAGVIFGTFMLLPYAVLLYPAQLSSFFGEGTLDMYASASGIGGGDGLLILPLFLVLTGVVLVFTGLPLLQGAYVSLKMRQPNTDLLVALTVVSAYVYSTIAFLLGRLDVFYDLTIVVAASVVAAIFYESLSKQRAMDRLTNLTISHVTEARRYGANGTTTVDVHDLKAGERVLVREGERIPVDGVLAEGECTVDEAIVTGESLPVSKQAGDEVVGGAVVTNGAAVLTVSDRTTSSIDRLITSVWNLQSGDHGVQRQADRLASVIIPVVVGGAVLAGVGSLLVGTGIPVAVLTALVVLLVGCPWALGLATPLSVATSIEQAVERGIVIFDETVFERLRNVDVVVFDKTGTLTTGQMDVLEADAPSDLLEIVAALEQRASHPAADAIVNTFAHGNQEDDRSRADGGVTDGSEHEHAEHITEFTSHTTGVEGVVEDTRVLVGNLDLFAELGWSVSEQIETRAAEARTAGHLPVVVGRDGHAEGVIVVGDEPRPSWDDTLTQLSDRDIEIVVLTGDGEAATDFLDSHPAVDHVFAGVPPAGKTATIRRLQSRGQVTMVGDGTNDAPALATADLGISLGGGTALASDAADISIVDDDLAAVETTFDLADAARRRVRQNNGLALLYNGVTMPLAATGLLNPVFAMGAVVATGGLLAANSFRDLLHE from the coding sequence ATGGCTCCGACGGACGATATTATACACAAGCCTGAGTCTGGAACGCACGAGCGAGAGGCAGCCATGCATCGATCAGGAGCTGAGGACCGTGTCTTCCTCCAAGTCGACGGGATGCACTGTGCGACGTGTGAGGGATTCCTCGAATCGGTCGCCAAGGATTGCGAAGGTGTCGTCGATGCGGCAGCAAGCTACGTTACCGAGACGGTCTGTATCACATACGACCCTGACCGCATCTCGATGGACACTCTCTGTGATACCCTGAGTACACTCGGCTATTCGGCAACCCTCCGTGCTGGAGGGAGTGATGACGCACCGACTGTAATCGGACAGTCACGGCGGTCTGACGAGCCGAATGAACGAGGCATTGACGAGGTGCTGGGATTCCGTTACGCTGCTGGCGTCATTTTCGGGACGTTCATGCTCCTCCCGTATGCGGTCCTCCTCTATCCGGCGCAGCTCTCGTCGTTCTTTGGTGAGGGGACACTCGATATGTACGCGAGTGCGTCCGGGATCGGCGGTGGAGATGGCCTGTTGATCCTGCCGCTCTTTCTCGTTCTGACGGGTGTCGTCCTCGTGTTCACCGGCCTGCCGCTGTTACAGGGTGCGTATGTCAGTCTGAAGATGCGACAGCCGAACACGGACCTGCTTGTCGCACTCACCGTTGTGAGTGCCTACGTGTACAGTACAATCGCCTTTCTCCTCGGTCGGCTCGACGTCTTCTACGACCTCACGATTGTGGTTGCCGCGAGTGTGGTGGCCGCCATCTTCTATGAATCACTGAGCAAGCAGCGAGCGATGGATCGCCTGACGAATCTTACTATCTCTCACGTCACCGAAGCCAGGCGGTACGGCGCCAATGGGACGACGACGGTCGATGTTCATGACCTGAAAGCCGGGGAGCGGGTCCTCGTCCGTGAGGGCGAACGAATCCCGGTCGATGGAGTTCTCGCTGAGGGTGAGTGTACGGTCGACGAAGCGATCGTGACAGGCGAGTCGCTCCCGGTATCGAAGCAAGCGGGAGACGAGGTCGTCGGCGGGGCAGTCGTCACAAATGGTGCTGCTGTTCTCACAGTGAGCGATAGGACAACCAGTAGTATCGATCGCCTCATCACCTCTGTCTGGAATCTCCAGAGTGGGGATCACGGCGTCCAGCGGCAGGCCGATCGGCTCGCGTCAGTCATCATCCCGGTCGTCGTCGGTGGGGCGGTACTCGCCGGAGTGGGGTCGCTTCTGGTGGGGACGGGGATTCCCGTCGCCGTCCTGACGGCGCTGGTGGTTCTCTTGGTTGGGTGTCCGTGGGCACTTGGCCTGGCAACCCCGCTCTCGGTGGCAACCAGTATCGAACAAGCGGTAGAGCGGGGCATCGTCATCTTCGACGAGACAGTCTTCGAGCGCCTTCGGAACGTTGACGTCGTCGTCTTTGACAAAACGGGGACTCTCACGACCGGTCAGATGGATGTCCTCGAGGCGGATGCACCGTCGGATCTGCTTGAAATCGTCGCGGCCCTCGAACAGCGAGCATCCCACCCAGCGGCCGACGCAATCGTGAATACGTTTGCACACGGGAATCAGGAGGACGATCGCTCGAGAGCTGATGGGGGTGTTACCGATGGAAGTGAGCACGAGCACGCAGAGCACATCACCGAGTTCACGAGCCACACGACTGGCGTCGAGGGAGTCGTCGAGGACACGCGCGTTCTCGTCGGAAACCTCGATCTCTTCGCGGAACTCGGGTGGTCGGTGAGCGAGCAGATCGAGACGCGTGCCGCAGAGGCACGAACGGCCGGTCACCTTCCGGTCGTCGTCGGTCGTGACGGCCATGCAGAGGGCGTCATCGTCGTGGGCGATGAACCCCGCCCGAGCTGGGATGACACACTCACGCAACTGAGTGACCGTGACATCGAGATCGTCGTTCTGACCGGTGATGGCGAGGCTGCTACTGACTTTCTCGACAGCCATCCTGCCGTCGATCACGTGTTCGCGGGGGTCCCGCCGGCAGGCAAGACCGCGACGATCCGGCGGTTACAGTCTCGTGGGCAGGTTACGATGGTCGGTGATGGGACGAACGATGCCCCGGCCCTAGCGACAGCAGATCTGGGAATCTCCCTCGGTGGGGGGACAGCACTCGCGTCCGATGCCGCGGATATTTCTATCGTCGATGATGACCTCGCGGCGGTGGAGACGACGTTCGACCTCGCAGATGCAGCTCGTCGGCGTGTCAGACAGAACAACGGGCTGGCGCTGCTCTACAATGGAGTCACGATGCCCCTCGCAGCGACGGGGTTGCTGAATCCGGTGTTCGCGATGGGTGCGGTCGTGGCGACCGGCGGTCTCCTCGCGGCGAACTCGTTCCGAGACCTGCTTCACGAGTAG
- a CDS encoding plastocyanin/azurin family copper-binding protein — protein MERRQILKTAGILATGGVTGLAGCSSSGNGDGGGEPTTTETQETAGGSGDSNTVMMVTEGSEYYFDPIGLFIESGETVTFEIQSGSHSATAYKEGTSSASVNRIPESAETFNSETLSEQGATYEHTFETTGTYDYFCIPHKTLGMVGRIVVGEPGGPAEGSMPPDGDVPESQTIVDQGSVSYSSFSG, from the coding sequence ATGGAGCGTCGACAGATTCTCAAGACGGCTGGAATTCTCGCTACAGGTGGCGTAACTGGTCTCGCCGGATGCAGTAGTTCGGGGAACGGAGACGGTGGCGGTGAGCCGACCACGACTGAAACGCAGGAGACAGCTGGTGGGTCAGGAGACTCGAATACCGTCATGATGGTCACCGAAGGGAGCGAGTATTATTTCGATCCCATCGGCCTGTTCATCGAATCTGGGGAAACTGTGACATTCGAAATCCAGAGCGGGAGCCACTCGGCAACCGCCTACAAAGAGGGAACGAGTTCAGCCTCGGTAAATCGGATTCCCGAAAGCGCAGAAACGTTCAATAGCGAAACGCTGAGTGAACAGGGCGCAACGTACGAGCACACGTTCGAGACCACAGGGACGTACGATTACTTCTGTATCCCGCACAAGACCCTAGGGATGGTCGGCCGGATCGTCGTCGGCGAACCCGGCGGTCCCGCCGAGGGGAGTATGCCGCCGGACGGAGACGTTCCCGAAAGCCAGACCATCGTCGATCAAGGCAGCGTCTCGTACAGCTCGTTCTCCGGATAG
- the tnpA gene encoding IS200/IS605 family transposase, producing MGEKRSNHTVYNVNYHFVWCPKYRHSILEPIENSLEASFSDVCDEYGYEILSLHISPDHVHLFLSAHPKHAPSEIVRTVKSVTARKMWEQHESFLEKYLWGSGFWERSYYIGTAGTVSTETIERYIERTEHV from the coding sequence ATGGGCGAGAAGCGGTCAAATCACACGGTGTACAACGTCAACTACCACTTCGTGTGGTGTCCGAAGTATCGTCACTCGATACTCGAACCAATTGAGAACTCGTTGGAAGCGAGTTTCAGCGACGTATGCGACGAGTACGGCTACGAGATACTGTCGTTACACATCTCGCCCGACCACGTACATCTGTTTCTTTCCGCTCACCCGAAGCACGCACCGAGCGAGATTGTTCGGACGGTCAAGAGCGTCACGGCCCGGAAGATGTGGGAACAGCACGAGTCGTTCTTGGAGAAGTATCTGTGGGGCAGTGGGTTCTGGGAACGTTCGTACTACATCGGGACTGCGGGAACCGTCTCAACTGAGACGATTGAACGGTACATTGAACGAACAGAACACGTCTAA
- a CDS encoding DUF2080 family transposase-associated protein codes for MGNRFEIDGEEVLDGEVKPFGNSAHVTVPKRWRGADVKVVRISEPTGQDGE; via the coding sequence ATGGGGAATCGATTTGAAATCGACGGCGAGGAAGTTCTGGACGGCGAGGTCAAACCGTTCGGGAACAGCGCCCACGTCACCGTCCCCAAGCGTTGGCGTGGCGCGGACGTGAAAGTCGTCCGAATCTCAGAACCCACCGGACAAGACGGAGAATGA
- a CDS encoding transposase, with protein MNNSQGLVKTLDFHLNIQSDNEGLLYDATLEARRVYNETTRLAKGGVDWDSISTRLEDDADLVKNTTQRIVAKALGAMENYYEYDDFGKPSHTKDGTYPLRANFSEGYNLSLTDEGDVAFRISAKPYNHVKGVLDGSDAHLDLLKTALKSDEWKVTTSETLWCDGEPELHVNIRNTEQTVRDKQDSRTVVGVDVNEDNVALTALSEDGVEDTLVIDFPEIKFERHRYFTMRKRVQNAGKDSIHDTLEGREERFVRDRLHKVSRHIVEWTQQFERPCIVFEDLKEMRDSIDYGTRMNRRLHHLPFRALQYYTSYKASFEGIPTRWINPEYTSQRCPMCGHTERANRNKKRFKCKDCSHQDHSDRGASVNISVKGIKKHQDWNVPALNSLPQVRKVRRQASGAVDAPTATRSSVRDDRDPSRGVASRTAGVSD; from the coding sequence ATGAACAACTCGCAGGGCCTCGTCAAGACGCTGGATTTCCATCTCAACATCCAGAGTGACAACGAGGGCCTGTTGTACGACGCCACGCTCGAAGCCCGCCGAGTGTACAATGAAACCACCCGGCTCGCCAAAGGGGGCGTAGACTGGGACTCGATTTCCACGCGCCTCGAAGACGATGCCGACCTCGTAAAGAACACGACCCAACGCATCGTTGCCAAGGCACTCGGGGCGATGGAGAACTACTACGAGTACGACGACTTCGGCAAACCCAGCCACACAAAGGACGGCACGTACCCGCTTCGGGCGAACTTCTCGGAGGGTTACAATCTTTCGCTCACCGATGAAGGCGATGTGGCGTTCCGAATCAGCGCGAAGCCGTACAACCACGTCAAGGGCGTCCTTGATGGAAGTGATGCCCACCTCGACCTCCTCAAGACCGCGCTCAAAAGCGACGAGTGGAAGGTCACAACGTCCGAGACGCTGTGGTGTGACGGTGAACCGGAACTCCACGTCAATATCCGCAATACCGAGCAGACCGTTCGAGACAAGCAAGACTCACGGACGGTCGTCGGCGTGGACGTGAACGAGGACAACGTGGCCCTCACCGCACTCTCAGAGGATGGCGTCGAAGACACGCTGGTCATCGACTTCCCCGAAATCAAGTTCGAGCGCCATCGCTACTTCACGATGCGGAAGCGCGTCCAGAACGCGGGGAAGGACAGCATACACGACACGCTGGAAGGGCGTGAGGAACGGTTCGTCCGTGACCGACTCCACAAAGTGTCTCGGCACATCGTGGAGTGGACTCAGCAGTTCGAGAGGCCGTGCATCGTCTTTGAAGACCTCAAAGAGATGCGCGACAGTATCGACTACGGCACACGGATGAACCGACGCTTGCACCACCTCCCGTTCCGCGCTCTGCAATACTACACGTCGTACAAGGCGTCGTTCGAGGGCATTCCGACCAGATGGATTAATCCCGAGTACACGAGCCAGCGGTGTCCGATGTGTGGGCACACGGAGCGTGCGAATCGGAACAAGAAGCGGTTCAAGTGTAAGGACTGTTCCCATCAAGACCACAGCGACCGAGGCGCAAGCGTCAACATTTCCGTGAAAGGCATCAAGAAGCATCAAGATTGGAATGTGCCTGCTCTCAACAGCCTTCCACAAGTTCGGAAGGTGCGACGGCAGGCATCGGGGGCCGTGGACGCCCCGACCGCAACCCGCTCGTCCGTTCGAGACGACCGTGACCCATCTCGGGGTGTGGCGTCGAGGACGGCGGGAGTGTCAGACTAA
- a CDS encoding multicopper oxidase domain-containing protein — protein sequence MTTRFGAPGTGLSRREFLAATGATGIASLAGCSAGGANEPAATSGTPTQAQTDSPDLPYTSPPTVVNVDEQGGEVTMRTQQARHAVHPLDTMGGPVEFPRVWAFQADDNDPSVPGPILRTTEGNAMEVRLDNTDGRRPHTIHFHGVRKTWENDGVPTTTGIQVPPGETHTYEIPANVPGTHFYHCHFQTHRHIDMGMYGVYRVDPEGYEPADREYFMTIKDWDSRVPRKWAGEADFTYNSASRNPDVFTVNGKSAPRTLHPEEGSPIIVDEGDSVRIHLVNGGYMSHPMHIHNHRFQRVEKDGGTIPEAARHDMDVTNVAPAERHTIEFTADADPGIYLMHCHKVNHVMNGTFYPGGMLTGVVYRSVMDTDIFNQLMEYAGYST from the coding sequence ATGACTACACGTTTCGGCGCACCCGGAACCGGACTGTCCCGGCGTGAGTTTCTCGCGGCAACTGGCGCGACCGGTATCGCTTCGTTAGCAGGCTGTTCTGCGGGCGGAGCCAACGAGCCAGCAGCAACGAGCGGTACCCCCACGCAGGCACAAACTGACTCGCCTGATCTCCCCTACACCAGCCCTCCAACAGTCGTCAACGTCGACGAGCAGGGCGGCGAAGTGACGATGCGGACTCAGCAGGCCCGACACGCGGTCCACCCGCTCGATACAATGGGTGGGCCCGTCGAATTCCCCCGCGTCTGGGCGTTCCAGGCCGACGACAACGACCCCAGCGTCCCTGGCCCAATTCTCAGAACGACCGAGGGTAACGCGATGGAGGTGAGACTCGACAACACCGATGGTCGACGTCCCCATACGATTCACTTCCACGGAGTTCGCAAGACGTGGGAGAACGATGGCGTTCCGACGACGACCGGCATTCAGGTCCCGCCAGGGGAGACACACACCTACGAGATCCCCGCTAACGTCCCTGGGACGCATTTCTACCATTGTCACTTCCAGACCCACCGGCATATCGACATGGGCATGTACGGGGTCTACCGAGTCGATCCCGAAGGCTACGAACCGGCGGACCGCGAATACTTCATGACGATCAAGGACTGGGACTCGCGAGTTCCACGGAAGTGGGCCGGTGAGGCGGACTTCACCTACAATTCGGCAAGTCGAAACCCGGACGTGTTTACCGTCAATGGGAAGAGCGCTCCCCGGACGCTGCACCCCGAAGAAGGGTCGCCGATCATCGTCGACGAAGGCGACTCAGTTCGTATCCACCTCGTCAACGGTGGGTACATGTCGCACCCGATGCACATCCATAACCACCGCTTCCAGCGCGTCGAAAAGGACGGCGGGACGATTCCGGAGGCTGCCCGACACGACATGGACGTCACGAACGTTGCCCCTGCTGAACGACACACAATCGAATTTACTGCCGATGCGGACCCCGGCATCTACCTGATGCACTGTCATAAGGTCAATCACGTGATGAACGGCACGTTCTATCCCGGCGGGATGCTCACCGGCGTGGTCTATCGGTCCGTCATGGATACGGACATCTTCAACCAGCTCATGGAGTACGCCGGCTACTCCACGTAG
- a CDS encoding type II CAAX endopeptidase family protein yields MTFGGIAILYLKGRDLGFGFVPVRLPDKRDGAVIVGGSIAILGLLFVASSVITALGLNSAQNQIVEVGRQNPSVFLLLIPLQFLLVGPGEELLFRGLVQGTLRESLHPARAIVLASALFASIHLFSLSGEGKLVYIGIAFVLALVLGAAYEYTDNLTVPAVIHGTYNAVQFAGVYLSSTGGL; encoded by the coding sequence GTGACGTTTGGGGGCATCGCCATCCTCTATCTCAAAGGCCGTGATCTCGGATTCGGATTCGTTCCAGTTCGTCTGCCTGACAAGCGTGATGGGGCGGTGATTGTCGGGGGGAGTATAGCGATCCTGGGGTTGCTCTTTGTGGCGTCCTCAGTAATCACGGCCCTCGGTCTGAACTCGGCTCAGAATCAGATCGTCGAGGTCGGGCGACAAAATCCGAGTGTCTTCCTTCTTCTGATCCCCCTCCAATTCCTGTTGGTCGGCCCGGGAGAAGAGCTGTTGTTCCGGGGCCTCGTCCAGGGCACCCTCCGTGAAAGTCTCCATCCGGCCCGTGCAATCGTCCTCGCAAGCGCTCTGTTCGCATCGATCCATCTCTTCTCGTTGTCAGGGGAAGGCAAACTGGTGTACATCGGTATCGCATTCGTCCTGGCCTTAGTACTGGGAGCAGCGTACGAGTACACGGACAACCTCACAGTGCCGGCTGTGATTCACGGGACGTATAACGCGGTGCAGTTCGCAGGAGTCTATCTGTCGTCCACGGGCGGACTCTAA
- a CDS encoding disulfide bond formation protein B, whose amino-acid sequence MQSDRTEPATANGRFWLASGAIVAAVATVGSLWFSLGLGLVPCTLCWYQRILMYPHVVVVGVAAIENHNTIWRTVVPLSVPGGMIAAYHSYLQITMTSCTFAGPCAVVQWQAPVLGLTIPNLSLIAFVLVTITVLAGSNLVEPERQP is encoded by the coding sequence ATGCAATCGGATCGAACTGAGCCGGCCACTGCCAACGGTCGGTTCTGGCTCGCGAGCGGGGCGATCGTCGCGGCAGTCGCAACCGTCGGGAGCCTCTGGTTCAGCCTCGGACTCGGCCTCGTTCCGTGTACCCTCTGCTGGTACCAACGGATCCTCATGTACCCACACGTTGTCGTTGTCGGCGTTGCTGCCATCGAGAACCACAACACCATCTGGCGGACTGTCGTGCCACTGTCCGTGCCCGGCGGGATGATCGCTGCATATCACTCTTATCTCCAGATAACCATGACATCATGCACCTTTGCTGGTCCCTGTGCAGTCGTCCAGTGGCAGGCACCGGTACTCGGACTCACGATTCCGAATCTCTCACTCATCGCGTTCGTGCTCGTGACGATTACAGTCCTCGCTGGATCCAACCTCGTCGAACCTGAACGTCAGCCATGA
- a CDS encoding thioredoxin domain-containing protein, with protein sequence MEKEPHKQLYRHWLAAHPDDLSRVDSKRADAAVDSLTFTERLSEGGVGTAVGGLTRRQLLLAGGGSAAAALVVGGSVLSDDPSAKSGGGTNANSETGVITSAPIPESPSEFRYATMGSADAEVTVTYFGSWKCPYCAQFSTGMLSQLVADYVEPGDIALEFRDLAYFGGEPFLGPDAPAAGQAGLAVWNAEPASYWAFHEYVFQNQPPEREQWATADKMVQFARSAGVSETDPVRTAIQENQYTDALRATDSAAENNGISSTPALLIDGTTINPLGNGDRTRQLIEDAIGSN encoded by the coding sequence TTGGAAAAAGAACCCCACAAGCAATTGTATCGTCATTGGCTCGCTGCACATCCCGACGACCTCTCACGCGTTGACTCCAAGCGAGCGGACGCGGCCGTCGACTCTCTCACATTCACAGAGCGTCTCTCTGAGGGTGGGGTCGGTACTGCCGTCGGGGGACTCACTCGTCGACAGCTCCTCCTCGCCGGCGGTGGGAGCGCCGCTGCCGCGCTCGTCGTTGGCGGATCCGTTCTCTCTGACGATCCGAGCGCCAAATCCGGTGGGGGCACAAATGCAAACAGTGAAACGGGTGTCATCACGTCCGCACCAATTCCCGAATCGCCGAGCGAATTCCGGTACGCAACAATGGGGTCTGCTGACGCCGAGGTTACAGTCACCTACTTCGGGAGCTGGAAGTGCCCATACTGCGCCCAGTTCAGTACGGGAATGCTCTCGCAGTTGGTGGCGGACTACGTCGAGCCGGGTGATATCGCACTCGAATTTCGCGATCTCGCCTATTTTGGTGGCGAACCGTTTCTTGGCCCAGATGCGCCGGCAGCTGGGCAAGCCGGGTTAGCCGTCTGGAACGCCGAACCGGCCTCCTACTGGGCATTTCACGAATACGTGTTCCAGAATCAGCCGCCCGAACGTGAGCAATGGGCAACTGCAGATAAGATGGTACAATTTGCTCGGTCGGCAGGAGTCTCAGAGACAGACCCGGTCCGGACGGCGATTCAGGAAAACCAGTATACTGACGCACTTCGGGCGACGGACAGCGCTGCGGAAAATAACGGGATCTCTTCCACGCCGGCGCTCCTCATCGATGGAACGACAATCAACCCACTCGGAAACGGAGATCGAACGAGACAGCTCATCGAGGATGCAATCGGATCGAACTGA
- a CDS encoding COX15/CtaA family protein has translation MRHTVPEDLLPNPDMAQNPTTSNDLRKIILGVPVEYEHIAGLTLGLTYIVMLLGAYTSAIGAGLSCPDWPTCYGTWVPFLQPSIIANSPYSALQIFAEWAHRGLAMTAGFLILGTAIGAWVTHRNDAIVKWSATVALVLLPLQVILGGLTVTKNLHPIIVTTHLGVAILILLCLLTTVLVAYLRD, from the coding sequence ATGAGACACACCGTACCCGAGGATCTCCTACCCAACCCAGACATGGCTCAAAATCCAACAACATCAAACGACCTGAGAAAGATTATTTTAGGGGTTCCAGTAGAGTACGAACACATTGCCGGCCTGACGCTGGGTCTAACGTACATCGTGATGCTACTCGGTGCCTACACGAGTGCGATCGGTGCCGGGCTCTCCTGCCCCGACTGGCCGACCTGTTATGGAACCTGGGTACCCTTCCTCCAACCCAGTATCATCGCCAATTCGCCGTACTCTGCATTACAGATATTCGCTGAATGGGCTCATCGGGGGCTCGCGATGACAGCTGGGTTCCTAATTTTGGGCACAGCGATCGGAGCTTGGGTGACACACCGCAATGATGCTATTGTCAAATGGTCGGCCACGGTCGCTCTCGTCCTCCTTCCGCTCCAAGTCATTCTTGGAGGTCTCACGGTCACGAAAAATCTACATCCGATTATCGTGACGACCCACCTCGGTGTGGCGATCCTCATTCTGCTCTGTCTCCTGACGACCGTTCTCGTCGCGTATCTTCGTGACTGA
- a CDS encoding TFIIB-type zinc ribbon-containing protein: protein MINKKQTYERSSDGHERDLVSVDDNTCPECQGQITQDGDQGEVTCESCGLVFEESRVDHGPEWRAFTSDERDEKSRVGAPTTKLMHDKGLSTTIGWQDKDAYGQAVSGRKRAQLQRLRTWDERFRTKDSRDRNLKQALGEISRMASALGLPEPVQETAGVLYRRAIEEDLLPGRSIEGMSTASLYAATRQHGMPRTLTEFGDVSRVEKLRFQRAYRYLSRELGLKIEPENPTRYLPQFASSLDVSDEAERRSRELLEVATNNAVHSGKSPAGLAAAALYAASHLTNEQLTQETVSEVASVSQVTIRNRYQELLEVYKEND, encoded by the coding sequence ATGATAAATAAAAAACAAACCTACGAACGGTCGTCAGATGGCCATGAGCGGGACTTGGTGTCTGTTGATGATAATACGTGTCCCGAGTGTCAAGGCCAAATCACCCAGGATGGCGACCAGGGCGAAGTAACGTGTGAAAGCTGTGGATTAGTTTTCGAGGAAAGCCGGGTCGATCACGGCCCCGAATGGCGCGCGTTCACGTCGGACGAACGCGATGAAAAGAGTCGCGTTGGTGCACCGACGACGAAGTTGATGCACGATAAGGGGTTGAGTACGACCATCGGCTGGCAGGACAAGGACGCTTACGGACAGGCGGTTTCCGGTCGTAAACGTGCTCAGTTACAGCGTCTTCGGACGTGGGACGAGCGGTTCCGCACAAAAGATTCTCGCGATCGGAATCTCAAGCAAGCGCTCGGTGAGATCAGCCGCATGGCGTCTGCACTCGGGCTCCCCGAACCGGTCCAGGAAACCGCTGGTGTCCTCTATAGGCGTGCAATAGAGGAGGACTTGCTCCCCGGCCGCTCAATCGAGGGTATGTCGACAGCTTCGTTGTATGCGGCTACTCGACAGCATGGAATGCCTCGAACATTGACTGAATTTGGAGATGTAAGTCGCGTCGAAAAGCTCCGATTCCAGCGGGCATATCGATATCTTTCCCGTGAACTTGGGTTGAAGATCGAACCTGAAAATCCCACTCGGTATCTCCCACAGTTTGCGTCATCGCTTGACGTGAGTGACGAAGCAGAACGACGCTCTCGGGAACTGCTCGAGGTGGCAACAAATAACGCCGTCCACAGTGGCAAAAGTCCAGCGGGGTTGGCAGCTGCCGCTCTGTATGCTGCGAGTCATCTCACGAACGAGCAACTCACACAAGAGACGGTGAGTGAGGTTGCTAGTGTCAGTCAAGTAACGATCCGAAATCGGTACCAAGAGCTTCTCGAGGTGTACAAGGAGAATGACTGA
- a CDS encoding helix-turn-helix domain-containing protein, translating to MGDNPVLSEDTPALQDVLDALDDPECRAILRETVEPMTANELIEACDIPKSTVYRKLELLSSASLVRERDSINPGGGRVTHYERSFDDVTISMDETGEFSVSVDRPPQSADERLADIWSMMGDEV from the coding sequence ATGGGAGATAATCCAGTATTGTCCGAGGACACGCCAGCCTTACAGGATGTTCTCGATGCGCTGGATGATCCCGAGTGCCGGGCTATTCTCCGTGAAACCGTTGAACCCATGACTGCCAACGAACTCATCGAAGCCTGTGACATTCCCAAGTCGACCGTGTATCGGAAACTAGAGCTGCTCAGCTCCGCTTCTCTCGTGCGAGAGCGGGATTCGATCAATCCGGGTGGTGGACGTGTCACCCACTACGAACGGTCGTTCGACGACGTAACGATCTCTATGGATGAGACAGGTGAGTTCTCGGTAAGCGTCGACCGGCCACCACAGTCGGCTGATGAACGGCTTGCAGACATCTGGTCGATGATGGGTGACGAGGTATGA